The segment ATGGACACATAagtataataataaaattcaacagATAAAATGGAAAAGTCAAAGTGACGCACGTGGGCCCTGGGAATATTGCGCTGCCACCAATCAAACATGGGGAGACGTTCCTGACCGGTTGACCAACGAGTAATATGGCGCCATGCGTACGGAGAGAGAAAGCTCTCGTTGACGGCCCAATCACGTTGCATTCTCCAGGCCCAGTCAGCTTCGTCTTCTTTATTCATGTTACCTGCGGAATTAGTTATGGATTTTCCTGCAGAATTACCTGCGGAAAATCCTTCGATTTTCGTGCAACTTTGAAAACACAAAAACGCGTCAGATAAAAACATGAGGGGGACCTTACCCCCCTAAACCAAGGTCTCTGAGTCCATTGGTGTAATCTTTTTTTCCATTAGACGCCTGTAGGTAGGAGCACGAAAGCAAACATgattttgccctaacaatggtactTCTTTGTTATCGTGTCAATGCTCATGAGCGAAGGATGCAGAGGACTCTAAACATGATTATGAATGTAAATACGTgcataaaatcaatttaaataccATGAACTAAGAGTTTCAAACTTTAAAACCTTGACAAAACGGTGCAACCTTGGAGGAGTTGTTTTGTCGTGTTGCTAGCATCAAGGACCCTTGGGAATCGTTCCTTACACTTCCAGGAAGAGAATTCAACGTTGGAAACCGACTGCTACTTGTTGTGAGGAGATATTCTTTGTGCCCTAGTTTTGAGTTAAGTTTGGAGACTTGGAAACCCttgttctctctttttttttccgtCCCCATGGTCTGCAGATGTTATGCTTATATATAGAGGGATAATTAGGGTTAATAACTTGGAGAAAAATCATGTGATTGGTGATTTGCAAAtttgaagaaatttgattgaaaattttatgTAAATATTTCTATCTTTGGTTCCAATCAAATCTCTTTTTCCTCCATGAAATTTCTTTGATTTAACtcaaaatatttgataaaaaaatatcctCATTCAAATCTTTGCTTATTTGCTTTATtctattcaatttaaattgaatttaaataattaaattcaaaaaaaaataaataagaataataaaaatgaCCCCAAAGGCCTATGGGTCGTGAATGACCTATGGATCAAGTTTGGAATCAAGGATTTGGGCCCATTTagttaaaaactcaaaattcaccactttggccttcatgtattttcatcaaaattgctcaactttagaaggtcataactctctcaaaaATTATCATATGGAGGTATTATAGGACTTTTTgaaaagcccaagatgtcttctacaagccactttggaaaatattttgcattggagattttatcttaaagatatggctcctgacaaaaaacagctttttgcgatcttctagaaggacctgtaatgtattggctcatatctcttatgcggaagcatttcttgaccttgggcccaacataaaagttgtagagaatctaatttccttgagaatgagctttggttgagggatttttgagaaagtatgagagagttatggctggtcaaagttcggttgacttttacctagaaaccctaatttagcaactttgtacttttgtggacttttgacattttttttatgaatcatgatcaactcttgatcaaatgatgaatgacacttcaaaatgagaatgttgacaaaaagtcaggaattttgactatactttgaccacagttgacttttaggtcaaattagtcgactgttgaccatttgagctgttTTGTGAATCGAAGCTTGAAatataatgggcaaattttggggtatggcagttgccttaacaaaaaaaatgatcttgtccctcgatgttgcctcggttaaatgatgatcatcccaattgctaaggtatcctcattagTTGCCTAGactgactattatatccttccctaagactTCATGCCCTCTTTATGTGAAcgataatcctcgatgacccttttcacatccaatgaaaggactacctgccctctttatggtacagacagccctttcaaacaaaatcttaaagaacaagaaagacaatcttagggtaggtgctcttaaatgcttgctcacacattcaaactttcaaattacttttcacacccctttttcaaatcaattcaaaaagactacgcttatttacaagctaaagttcttattcaaaatcttttcaattcacaTACGAcactcttttcaaacaattcaaacaaatcaaagtgagctaagcaattaagagcccatggataaccatggatacaaagggtgcttatacattcctttgtataacctacccatggactcaaaatctttcaaaggtctttcctgttctttttgcctttccaattggataaaataaaagtcggtggcgactcttgctatccgcaacattttaaaaagtcagttctcccaccgtattacaactgTATTCTGTAAGTTTAGGTTGTACCCTGCATTGCATTAAATGAAATTTTATTGGCATAGTTATTTAATGGCATATGCATAGCTTCTGTTAACTACACACATAGTTATTTAATGGCATagtttttgtgagatattggatcgaactctagtatggtcgaagggtagcttcttggttcgacatgattaagcatgaagtcgaaggttgttcacatgctggtgtcgaagatgctagggttgttagcatgttaaattaggttttagtgtttaaaccctaatttgctaagttagcttgtttattaagttgacttgtgtaatgggccttgtggaaaaatcccattagttagtatgttaggttttcttataaataacatactagtctctcatcattgcaacacagcaaatcctaatttagggtgagagaggttatttgttattcttgtaaacttgtaatcttgtttgaagagaaagtaaaagaatagcagttataaccaattattgtgttctttttcttccttgttctttatttatccattgttttatactttgttcttggcattgaattcacaacaaattggtgcggtgagcgtggagaagatgccttcaacaaagtatgagattgaaaagtttacCGGAGTGAACAATTTCGGTCTATGGCGCTTGAAAATGAAagtcctactggttcagcagggttgcttggaagcgttgaagggagaagcagccatgaatgctgaatTAACGGCAGCAGAGAAGACGACTATAATCAAGAAAGCACAAaacacaattttgttgagccttggtgataaggttctcagataTGTATCACAGGATACGATATCATCAGGGCtgtgggtgaaacttgaaaggttgtatatgaccaaatcgctggtaaatcgactctacttgaagcaagctttgtattcattcaagatgattgaagacaaagtgttggctgagcatttggatatgttcaacaatctgattcttgatcttgaaaatattgatgtgaagattgatgatgaagatcaagcgctgctactattgtgcgctttgcctcgatcacatgctcacttcaaagaaactctcttgtattgAAGGGAGTCCCTGAACTTTGAAGAATTTCAATcaaccttgtattctaaggacttgaacaaacgaaaggagcataaatctTTGACTGTtagtgaaggtttggccgttaaaggaaaattcttacgAAAGGagggtaagttcgacaagaagaagggcaaaggCCAGTCGAAGTCTCACAGTGGCGAAGCATccggcattcgatgctatcattgtaagaaggaggttcatacaagaaaggtgtgccctgaaagcctgaaagatcatggaagtAAGGATAATGGAAACGCTgacattgttcaagatgatttcgaatcatctgatgttatTGTGGTTTCAAGTGGTGACTcgagtaaggagtggattatggattcaggttgcacttggcatatgactccaaacaaagacttgttcgaggaattatgtgatcaagatggtggatcagtattgctgggaaacaacaaagcttgcaagatcgCAGGTGttagatctgtgagattcaagctccatgatgagtcaatgaggttgttgactgaagtcaggtatgttcctgatttgaagagaaatctgctgtctcttggtgaattcgacaagaaaggatatgatttccaaggagagaaaagtatcctaagagtcatgagggggtcgaaggaagtcttgagaggagtgaagaaacaaggcttgtatacccttgaggctgaagttgtaagtggttcgacaaatgttgcatccatgaaacctttgtcgaacacagaaatctggcacatgagattgggtcatgtcagtgaaaggggtctggtcgaattagggaaacaaaatctgcttggtggagacaaagtcgaaaagctgaagttttgtgaaccctgtgtacttcgaaaatcttgtagagtgaagttcaacaaaggaaaataaagaacacatggatccctttattacatccatgctgatctttgggggcctgcaaggtgtccatcacattcaggagcaagatattttctatccatagttgatgattattccaggaagttatgggtattcatccagaagactaaggatgcaaattttgagaatttcaaaagttggaagactctgctCGATAATCAGACTGGCAGGAGGGTCAAGaagttgagaaccgataatggccttgaattttgcaatgaggcgttcgacattttttgtgctgcctctggtattgtaaGACACAGAATTACTataggtactccacagcaaaatggtttggcagaaaggtttaatcgaactattttggagagagtcagatgcatgtagACTAGTGCTAGATTAAAGAAGTTGTTTTAGGCTGAGGATGTTTCgatagcaacatatctgataaacagatgtccttcgacaatgttagatatgaagacacctgaagaagtttggtcaggatatccaccagatctcgacaaactgagagtatttggctgcgtaggagttaaagcttataggctatggtgcctagagccaggtcacaagaaGTGTATCATTAGTCGAGATGTAGTCTTCAAtaaagctgaaatggcttttaagaaaactaatgatgttggtcgaaatgCAGCAACATCTGacaaagagctggaacaggtagagattcctgttgagatggagcatgttgatgttgaattgcatatccctgatgaagtcgaagaagaagcagaagatgatgaggaagttgaggaaactgtcgatgactacttgttggcaagagataggtcgagaagagtcatcaagccaccttagagacttgggtatgcagatcttatagcctATGGgttaatctctgccagtgaggttcttgatgatgaacctagagattataaggaagttatgaggattcgaaataagactgaatggctgaaagcCATGAATGATTAGATGAAATCtattcatgataatcacacttgggaactgaacaagaaacctgctggagcaaggttagtcaactgtaaatggattttcaaagttaaggaaggaatcgaaggagtggcgtcgaaaagatacaaggcaaggttagttgcaaggggtttcactcagaaagaaggtgtcgacttcaattatgtgttttctcccGTTGTGAAGTATAGGTCctttcgaatgttgcttgccatggtggcacagttcgaccttgaattGGAACATATGGATGTGAAAaatgcgttcttgtatggtgatctagatgaaacgatcctgatgaggcaacctgaagggtatgtcaaaaaagggaaggaagattatgtgtgcaagctaaagagatctttatatgggctgaaacaatttcctcgacagtggaataagagattcgaTAAGTTGAtagcacgcataagtttcattagaagtcagttcgaccattgcGTGTACTTCCGATTTTGaactggtaattcatttgttattttgttgctttatgtggatgatattctcatagcaagcaacaatgttgaagatgtagtgagggtgaaggctgaactcaataaggagttcgatatgaaggatctgggagctacttccaggattcttggaattgacattcaaagagatagaaagaagtcgaagttatgcttatctcaagaggcatatctacgaaagattctcgaaaagtttggtatgttaaatttgaagccagttgtgactccgacaaaccctcaattcaagctaagTATAGAGCGGTGTCCCTGTACTGAtttcgaaagagcctatatgaatcgcatcccatatgctaatataattggttctttgatgtatgctatggtctgtactagacccgatatGGAATAtgtagtaagtcttgtaagcaggtacatggcgaatcattgaaaggctcactggcaagcattaaagtggattttaaagtacataaatgggtctctgaacagggtcctaatttatggtggatgtaacaccccatattttcccttaattaatttaaattgaaattaaattatttattggaattatttggcattttattggatttattggagaattatggaaaatGAGGTTATTGGGCTTGGTGTCGTATTTAGTAATAAGGGGGTGCTAAATGTTAGGCCCTTACTAAAGTGAAttgtatttttcataaaataaggaaaagaggAAAATTTGGAATGAGAAGcaaaagagaaaagaagagaagaagagaagaacgtgaaagagctgaagacactacaaaaaaaaaggtctcctgccacgcccaggaaaccgaggctatatgcaaaataaccgtggcgtaacgctgaggccacggtttggccacgaaaatccaactgtggagtatgcggccgtggcctaaagtaaagtccacggtttttttggtatagaccacgcctttttgacaaccgtggcttttttaggccacggtttcgatagcttgattaaggccacggtttgtatttgccatgaaCCCTAAACCGTGGCaatatggtaaagccacggtttcaatttaacgtttacGACACAGTATTGATTCAAGATATAGCCACAGTTTGGTTATGATCACAGATTTAAAACCGTGGTTATATtttatgcattctaaaccattaATCTTGCCACAGTTTATTTCTGTaacattatataaatattttattaattatacttGTGGTGGCTAtcaataaaacattattttcaaatttttgaaaatcaaaCAACAATTATTTATTCATAATTAAAGTTTAAAATGTTACAAACTTGCATCACAATCTTACAGAAATGATTAATTaagcaaagaaataaaagatacaGCTTCAGCAATGGATTGACATATTCAATCTAGTGATCATCCATTCACTTGCCATTTTGATGCTTAGACTTTTTCGCTTTTCTTATCTCCGACAGTAAACTAGCAAACCTgcaaacatataaatataaatatttttaatttttttccactgatagaaaataaataagttactataaaatcaatttttaccTATTGAGTTCTTCCTGAATGGTGCCTTTATCAAGAACTGTTTCATATACGCCTGAATCTAGATTCACTCTGGTaaattttttcttcaataaaTTCTCACCAGCTTTCACCAGATTATTCAGATTATCTTTAGTAGATATATCCACAGATGCTACCTCTCCCTCTAATGTGTCATCCTGTTTCATGCAACCATGTTAAGTTTCTAACAATTTAACTATATATATACTCATGAGAAGAAAATAAACAATCATAAACAATTTAACTATATATATACTCATAAGtttcaaacaaaataaacaatcatTTACCAAACTATAGTATTATAATCTAAACTGCCAAACATACCAAAATCCAATTTATGTTTTCAGAATCTCTTTGTGCTCTTTCAAAAGTAATGTATTATTTGCCATGGCAACAGCTTGTATTGGACTCAGGGCAGACTTAATGTTGCTATCACCACCTAAACCAGAACTGAAACATACACATACACACTGCTATTACCACCTAAACCATATGCCAATAGCCGCAAAAACCAGAACTGAAACATACACATACACACTGCTATAACATAACTCAGTCCCATATCTacatagtataaaaataaagCAAGAAAGGTCAGAAAAATTTATataacaatttaaaaaatatcatataatgGTGAAAGCATTGCACTACCTTCTGAGTATCTTCTCGCAAAACTGGTTCTAAATTTTCAAGTGGCGTCTATAAAAGAAGAAGGTTAATTGTATCAACACAGATTAAACTGTATAGAATTACCAAGTACAACCTTAAAATtgttagaaaaaaataatatgaaaacttTTTGCTTACATACCCTTGTTTAATCACGTATGACAAAcaccattgttgttttgctcGGACTTAGCAATCTCATCATAACCTGATAGTATATAATCAATAAATGACAAGTTTTGATTCAAGATAACTGCTTCCACCTAATAGGTTGCTGACAAAAGATACCTGAAAGACGGTTTTCAAAAGAGGCTTATTTGCAGCTTGCTCACGGCCAATGTCATGGAACCACCTTTACAAGCATTGCAGAAAGAGAAAATTAGTtgcagaaaaaaaaaatcaactgcaaaaacatctaaaaaaaaaGTACAAGCTACTAAACAAAATTCAACGTTTTGAAATTAGTTGGTACAAAAGATATCTCAATGAAGAAGAGGGGAGAAACTCACATGTTTATTAACACAATATCTGAGACACCGAGAGCAAACAGAGCACTTTGCTTTCAAAGTTGCCGGAGGAGGATTGTGATCAAGTTTGAAAGGTAAAATGACTTACTTTGTAAAATGACTTTCCAAGTTAGAAGGAATGATGAGTCGATGGGCTGCTAATAATCTGATGTATGTTCCCTATCATGGGCAGTCTCCATGGTCCAGGTGGTAATTTGGCGATAGAATTTTTAGAAGTACGCCATCTCATACCTATTTTGAATAGTACCAAGAGGAAGAGAAAGGATACCATTAAGGTAAAGTTCAAAAAATTATTGTGAAGCTCCATGATTGTAGAGCAAGAGAAGAAGAACGCTTGGATGAAGGAATCTAAACAAAAGGGTCACATTAAATAGTCGTTGCATTTTCGAGACAATGCAGGCCTGTAAAGTTGTAcaataatacaaaaaaaacatAGAATAAACACAATATTAACATATAAAGATTCTCATTTGTCTCTTGCACTAACCATGAGAATACTATATTCTTTTCATTGCCACGTTCAATTGGCCATGTGccttgtttattttttatgaatataaGGAGATTTCATGAAGATATACATGACACATAAATTAATCTCTATCGATAACAACATAAACTTATCTATTCCTTCTGCAGAGTCACATTAAGTTTGGGACTTGGTAGTGATTGGCCGCAAGTTTACGTTTCAACAAGATTACTCAACAAGTTTAGTTTCGCTGAGAATGGTTTGGATTACCGAACCCGCATTAAGTTAAAGCGAAGCTACTTTTTAACCGTCTTGTTTTTTATTTCTCAGATATCAATTTAGCATCATCCACTAAACCAAAACAGACCAATTAGTTGACATCCAAAAATAGAAAACCAACCAAATACTACAAAATTAACAAAAACTAACATAAATTTTCACCTTCAAAGAACCAAAAATCAACAAACAACATAACCTGTTAttaggaaagaaaaaaaagtacaaACACACACTAACTACATTAATAATATTTTacctttaaaaaaacaaaacagaacACAAACCTGATCATCAGAGTGGCAGCTACAGGGTAGTGTTTGCTTTGGGTGTGAGAACCCTCATGGCAGTGTAAACTATGTTCACCCTGACAGCCAATGTTCGGGTCAAACTCAAACCCGCCTTGCGGAGCTTCTTGATGAGTGTCATAGGCTTGCGGGTCAAACCACGTtgaaacctaaaattaaaatgCAGAGATTGTTAATGGTAATGAATCAAATTGAGACGTGGATTACaattataaaatacataaaaaaaatcttcaaactaattttcttcacattttttcaAACAATTAGATAGATCTGATCCTAAAATAAAATGattgaaaaacaaatatatatacacCTTCTGCGAGCACGGGCAGAGAAGAGCTTGACGAGTTCATCAGTGGACATATCCAAGAAAGCGTCGAGATCGACACCTCTGAAACTGAACCTCTTGAATGTTCTCTTCTTTGGCACTCCTTGTGCGGCGACCTCGGGTTCAACATCTCCCTGCAGAAGAACAGATTCAAGTAATGCAATCCATTCACAATGTTAAACCAATATATACCTACATAAAACACTTTCCATACAAAAATACATTCCTTGGCAGCCCTGTATTTTAAGTTTCAACAGTTTGTGTAACAGTTTTAACTCCTAACATTCATAACAGAAAAAAGGCAACCATTCCTACAAACTCTAACCAATTTCTAACAGATTTGTAACAACCTCCTAATAAGCTAATGATCAACCTCTAACTTCCTAACCAATCTGTAACAGAAAGCCAGAGAAATAACTAACTTGAGGAACTTGTATATAACAGCATCTTCATCATTGATCTTTTTTTTTGGATCTTCACTCTCCAGGATTCTTCAATATCATTCATCTGTTCTTTAATACTTCAATttcaccatcttcttcaacctctgcGGTCTTCAATCTTTCACAAAAATCTTCTTCAGCTTTCGGTAGAAGAATTAAGAGGCCACGAACTTCAAATCGACAACTTCATTAATCATCACCTTCAATGAAACAATCACCAATGCAGAAAGTCAAGATAAcatagaaggagaagaagaagtatTGAATATAGAAAtcaaagaagaagcaagaagaAGCTGAAAAATATGGACGCTTAATATTACCTCATCTTCGGCCTTCTCAATCTGCAATCTCGTGCGTCGCTCCAGGTAAACCCTTGAACTCTTTGACTATTCATCTTCTCTGTGTTTGTGTTACCACCATGAAGATCGAGATCTCCTATTTCCTTCCCCCATGGCCTCGTTCTCTATGTCATCACCGTCTGTGTTTAATTGGATTTTTGGTTAGATCTAGGGTTTCCTTGTTGGCCCGATTATAAGAATATGAGAGAGAATCAAAGGAAACTGAGGAGATTTTTGTAGTCAGGGGAACGTAACAATTGGGTTAGAGGTTTCAATCAGAGGTTTTGACCTCCGACCGTCGCAGTCGCCACCATAGGGCGATTTCCGGCAACCGTGTGTTGCATGAAAAtcattttgaattttcttttggTCGTGAACAAAATGAAGAGAGAAAGTCAGAATGAGAGGGGGAGAgggaaaattaggttaaaatgacaacttgtatttatatttttaatgtttttttaattaaaaaatattataaaagaaagggaaaaaaggaaatgcactggcagtgtaaagtatttttacatggtcaaccaatgagagacatgcatcagaataattcccatttttaattttaaaaaactaaaattacatgacaaattaaagcattttgattggttgtatgtgtaaattGTTTTACAAtgacagtgcactatctttaaactctaaaagaaattaattaaaaagagGGAAACGAAAATAAAAGAGGGAAAAAATGGGCGGGACTAATTTTTTGGATTTGGGTCATAGTTTTTAGTCAAAATTATAAGGCCGCAGTTGTATAACCGTGACAATTAAAGTAAAGGCCACAATTTCATATTCCGGAtccaatattttataacataattctaCGTTTTTAAAaccatggccaaatcatatatgtggccgcagtttctgagctgtggaagaatttagcgtggccgtaggccataTTTCTTGTAGTGAGAGCATAGGAAGGggaagaaccaaaccaaactctaaggtaaggggggactcttccgattaatctcttttatcgattCATGAGTAGTAGGATTGATTGTATGTTGTTTGATTCTATTGagatatgttaggttttggggaattttgggttTTTGGGAAGATTTGATGAATTGGAATGATAGTGATTGTATATGGTGTTAATTGGTTCCCCAAACATGTTAATGTTGTGTTACAACATGAATTTTGGTGCTGTTTTTGTATTTGAATCGTTTTAGTATGAATTGGGTGGAAATAGAAATGGTTAGATGCTGTCAAAACTGTGTTTTTGGGAATGCAGgtacgaggtaaccggttacctaggGGTGGTAACCTATTACCTGAGGTTACGTCAACGAAGAAGTGTTGTTcgttgtgaagtaaccggttacttcaagtGAGGTAGCCGGTTACCACTAATGGATTTTGTGTTATTGTTGCTgtctgggaggcagtaaccgattacttgAAGTGAGGTAACCGATTAACACtgaacttttttcaaaataaaggtttttgcCAGATGCAGTAACGGGTTACTTggattgaggtaaccggttaccgctgtatatttttgaaaaataattattttttaaattttgtaactttcaaaccgtaagtccgttttgagcGTCGTTTTGTGCGTTGAAAAGATAATTTGATTTTCTACATAATAAATCAATTTAATGAGTAGTAGCTCGATTTTattttggaaatcttgatttaATTCCTTATGGTGTGTTTTCTACATTATGTGCATAATTGTtgaaatgtgacaatgtggtgatgctGTATTTTCGGCGTGAATATGTATAATGTAATTGTTGATTTGTATTGAAGTATGAATATATTATACTTGGCATTGTTTCTGGTgagttatgttttgatgaagtTGTTTACCTTAATTGGTATGGCTTTTGGTGAGTTTGTGCATTGTGC is part of the Vicia villosa cultivar HV-30 ecotype Madison, WI unplaced genomic scaffold, Vvil1.0 ctg.000966F_1_1, whole genome shotgun sequence genome and harbors:
- the LOC131632563 gene encoding small ribosomal subunit protein uS19x-like, producing CEWIALLESVLLQGDVEPEVAAQGVPKKRTFKRFSFRGVDLDAFLDMSTDELVKLFSARARRRFQRGLTRKPMTLIKKLRKAGLSLTRTLAVRVNIVYTAMRVLTPKANTTL